A part of Olleya sp. Bg11-27 genomic DNA contains:
- a CDS encoding head GIN domain-containing protein — protein sequence MNYSTTNQHYTNHKSNVLKTLKQTLVLSLALLAFTSCNAQWGNGKKIKGNGNVTTITRSTSDYGAIRLAGWMNFELVKGTEGTITIEGEENLLDYIITEVESNSLLIKIKNNINLKPSGSKTITITIPFDDIDKVSLAGSGNVTSNATIDSNNFETKISGSGDMTLDVKSTNVDVTITGSGDLTITGQTKNLEASVTGSGDFHGGRLQADNAETKVTGSGGIVVYVKDKLKAKVTGSGDIEYKGNPKKVTKKVTGSGDISN from the coding sequence AAAACAAACACTAGTATTATCATTAGCTTTACTTGCATTTACCTCTTGTAATGCCCAATGGGGTAATGGAAAAAAAATTAAGGGAAATGGAAACGTTACAACTATCACCAGGTCTACTTCGGACTATGGTGCTATTAGATTAGCTGGTTGGATGAATTTTGAATTAGTAAAAGGTACAGAAGGTACAATTACTATTGAAGGAGAAGAAAACCTATTAGACTATATCATAACAGAAGTTGAGTCCAACAGTTTACTTATTAAAATCAAAAACAATATCAACTTAAAACCAAGCGGAAGCAAAACGATCACAATCACTATTCCTTTTGATGATATTGACAAAGTGTCTCTTGCTGGCTCCGGAAATGTAACATCTAATGCAACTATAGATTCTAATAATTTTGAAACTAAAATATCAGGATCTGGAGACATGACTTTAGATGTAAAATCTACTAACGTTGATGTTACGATAACTGGATCTGGAGATTTAACGATAACAGGACAAACCAAAAACTTAGAGGCTAGTGTTACTGGTTCTGGAGATTTTCATGGTGGACGCTTACAAGCAGATAATGCAGAAACAAAAGTTACCGGGTCTGGCGGAATTGTTGTTTATGTTAAAGATAAATTAAAAGCAAAAGTAACTGGTTCTGGAGATATCGAATATAAAGGTAATCCTAAAAAAGTGACTAAAAAGGTAACAGGGTCTGGAGATATTAGTAACTAG
- the speD gene encoding adenosylmethionine decarboxylase produces MQKSLGYQTTVDYYNCNRDTINSVASITRILEEAAKLMKLNIVNTTIHQFSPIGISGVIVIKESHIAIHTWPEHNYVALDFFTCSTFNDLEDGILWIKAQFESDKVEQQFSQRGFLNKMN; encoded by the coding sequence ATGCAAAAAAGCTTAGGATATCAAACTACAGTAGACTACTATAATTGTAATAGAGACACCATTAATTCTGTTGCGTCAATAACTCGGATTTTAGAGGAAGCCGCTAAATTAATGAAACTAAACATTGTTAATACAACCATTCACCAATTCTCCCCTATTGGTATTAGCGGTGTTATTGTAATAAAAGAAAGCCATATAGCCATTCACACATGGCCAGAACACAATTATGTCGCATTAGATTTTTTTACGTGTAGCACATTTAATGACCTTGAAGATGGCATTTTATGGATCAAAGCGCAATTTGAATCTGATAAAGTAGAACAGCAATTTTCACAAAGAGGTTTCTTAAATAAAATGAATTAA